Proteins from one Romboutsia sp. CE17 genomic window:
- the rplI gene encoding 50S ribosomal protein L9, protein MKVILLKDVKGTGKKGEVKEVSDGYARNFLLPKKMAVVADNTAMKELNEKNKAIENKAQKEYEAAVELGKKMEEMNIVIYSKAGEGGRLFGSITSKDIAEQLKKQHEVVVDKRKVLLEEPIRVLGSTFVEIKIHQKVVTKIRVDVKEKQ, encoded by the coding sequence ATGAAAGTAATTTTATTAAAAGATGTAAAGGGTACAGGTAAAAAAGGAGAAGTAAAAGAAGTAAGTGATGGTTATGCAAGAAACTTCTTACTACCTAAGAAGATGGCAGTAGTAGCAGATAACACTGCTATGAAGGAACTAAATGAAAAAAATAAAGCAATAGAAAATAAAGCTCAAAAAGAATATGAAGCAGCTGTAGAATTAGGAAAGAAAATGGAAGAAATGAATATAGTAATATATTCTAAAGCTGGAGAAGGCGGAAGATTATTTGGTTCAATAACTTCTAAAGATATAGCTGAACAATTGAAGAAGCAACACGAAGTAGTAGTTGATAAAAGAAAAGTATTATTAGAAGAACCAATAAGAGTTTTAGGTTCAACTTTTGTTGAAATAAAAATACATCAAAAGGTTGTTACAAAAATAAGAGTAGATGTAAAAGAAAAACAATAG
- a CDS encoding DUF3343 domain-containing protein, producing MNEMYIVSFNSTHHAIRTEKILNENNIRCTTLPTPREITASCGISIRFLYEDIEKVKNIINESEVDYKGIFKIQKLTDGKKSVEQIG from the coding sequence ATGAACGAAATGTATATAGTATCATTTAATTCAACTCATCATGCTATTAGAACTGAAAAAATACTTAATGAAAATAATATAAGATGCACAACTCTGCCAACTCCAAGAGAAATAACTGCAAGTTGTGGAATATCAATTAGATTTTTATATGAAGATATAGAAAAAGTAAAAAATATAATAAATGAAAGTGAAGTTGATTATAAAGGAATATTTAAAATACAAAAATTGACAGATGGTAAAAAAAGTGTAGAACAAATAGGCTAG
- a CDS encoding DHH family phosphoesterase yields MRSKPSFKINMPEINIYIIIIGITSTLLLFYNLYVGCLFFFGFIYIVFHNWRIANIRKKEWTKYIQNLSLDIDETTKKAIMNLPIPLCILEFDGTISWYNNKFYKMTESADLLGINIDSIIKNLNLRKVLNENKELYTEVKYKDREYTVVYNVIKNEQEKNAKYLMMLYWLDKTDYLELEKKYNEEKNVIMLIQVDGYDEVLKSTSEENRPLINLEIEKMLTSLETNTKSALKRTSKDKFILIMNKKELNEVEESKFAILDNIRNINHGNSLPVTISIGVGIDGETVNENFKLANSALDLALGRGGDQAVIKTEDKFAFYGGKSKAVEKTTKVKSRLIGHALREVILGSSQVYIMGHKYPDMDAMGSAVGIYDICKSCNKEANIVLDSSNESIDEFVKRLENQEYYNNIFINKDDAIRNCNKNTLVVVVDTHRPGYTECPELLGLTKKIVVIDHHRRGVEFINDAVLLFHEIYVSSTCEMVTELVQYMEENVKINKITAEGLLAGIILDTKHFAFKTGVRTFEAASYLKKMGADTVEVKKMFNSDVQDFITKADIIKNSKVIDNRIALAYSDREIENINVVIAQAADELLSVKGIEASFVLGRKNETVFISSRSFGHINVQVLMEKLGGGGHLDIAGAQIENSSLEDAYKEVYEIIQEYLQEEE; encoded by the coding sequence ATGAGGAGTAAACCAAGTTTTAAAATAAATATGCCAGAAATAAATATATATATAATAATTATAGGAATAACAAGTACTTTACTACTTTTCTATAATTTATATGTAGGTTGTTTATTTTTCTTTGGTTTTATATATATAGTCTTTCATAACTGGAGAATAGCTAATATTAGAAAAAAAGAATGGACTAAATATATTCAAAACTTATCTTTAGATATAGATGAGACAACCAAAAAGGCTATAATGAATCTTCCTATACCTCTATGTATACTTGAGTTTGATGGAACTATATCATGGTACAATAATAAATTCTATAAAATGACAGAGTCAGCTGATTTATTAGGTATAAACATAGATAGTATAATAAAAAATTTAAACCTTAGAAAAGTACTAAATGAAAACAAGGAATTGTATACAGAGGTAAAATATAAGGATAGAGAATATACAGTAGTTTATAATGTAATAAAAAATGAGCAAGAAAAAAATGCGAAGTATTTAATGATGCTCTATTGGTTAGATAAAACAGACTATTTAGAACTTGAAAAAAAATATAATGAAGAGAAAAATGTAATTATGTTGATTCAAGTTGATGGATATGATGAAGTATTAAAGAGTACAAGTGAAGAAAACAGACCTTTAATAAACTTAGAAATAGAAAAAATGTTAACATCTTTGGAAACTAACACCAAAAGTGCATTGAAAAGAACATCAAAAGATAAGTTTATATTAATAATGAACAAAAAAGAGTTAAATGAAGTAGAAGAAAGTAAATTTGCAATTTTAGATAATATAAGAAATATAAACCATGGAAATAGTCTACCTGTAACAATAAGTATAGGTGTAGGTATAGATGGAGAAACAGTAAATGAAAACTTTAAACTTGCAAATAGTGCTTTAGATTTAGCCTTAGGTAGAGGTGGAGATCAAGCTGTTATAAAAACTGAAGATAAGTTTGCATTTTATGGTGGTAAATCTAAAGCTGTTGAAAAAACAACAAAAGTTAAATCAAGGCTGATAGGACATGCTTTAAGAGAAGTTATATTAGGAAGCAGTCAAGTATATATAATGGGACATAAATATCCGGACATGGATGCTATGGGTTCTGCTGTAGGGATTTATGATATATGTAAATCATGCAATAAAGAAGCAAATATAGTACTAGATTCGTCAAATGAATCAATAGACGAATTTGTAAAAAGATTAGAAAATCAAGAGTACTACAATAATATATTTATAAATAAAGATGATGCTATAAGAAATTGTAATAAGAATACACTTGTAGTTGTTGTTGATACACATAGACCTGGATATACAGAGTGCCCAGAACTTTTAGGATTGACTAAAAAAATAGTTGTTATAGATCACCATAGAAGAGGTGTAGAATTTATAAATGATGCAGTATTATTATTCCACGAAATATATGTATCATCAACTTGTGAGATGGTTACAGAATTAGTTCAATATATGGAAGAAAACGTAAAAATAAATAAAATAACAGCAGAGGGCCTTTTAGCAGGTATAATTCTAGATACAAAGCACTTTGCATTTAAAACTGGAGTAAGAACATTTGAAGCGGCTTCTTATTTGAAAAAAATGGGTGCTGATACTGTAGAAGTTAAGAAGATGTTTAACTCGGATGTACAAGACTTTATAACGAAAGCTGATATTATAAAAAATTCCAAAGTAATAGACAATAGAATTGCCTTAGCATATTCAGATAGAGAAATAGAAAATATAAATGTTGTAATTGCTCAAGCAGCAGATGAATTGTTAAGTGTAAAAGGCATAGAAGCATCTTTTGTCCTAGGAAGAAAGAATGAAACAGTATTTATAAGTTCAAGGTCATTTGGACATATAAACGTCCAAGTTTTAATGGAAAAACTAGGTGGCGGAGGTCACTTAGATATAGCTGGAGCACAAATTGAAAATTCTAGCCTAGAAGATGCATACAAAGAGGTGTATGAAATAATACAAGAGTACTTACAGGAGGAAGAATAG
- the yedF gene encoding sulfurtransferase-like selenium metabolism protein YedF, translated as MIIEVDARGLNCPMPVINTKKELDKIEEGVVITTVDNEIAKENVLKLANSLNCEANIIKNEKDFISIEIKKGENVIIEKNENVALEDKCIFISSDKMGEGNDELGRVLIKGFIYTLTECKPYPKHIILVNGGVKLSTENEATIENLKILEKAGVEILSCGTCLDYYGLKEELQVGTVTNMYTIVEIMKNSLQTISI; from the coding sequence ATGATAATTGAAGTTGATGCAAGAGGCTTAAACTGCCCTATGCCAGTTATAAACACAAAAAAAGAATTAGATAAAATAGAAGAAGGAGTAGTTATAACTACTGTAGATAATGAAATAGCAAAAGAAAATGTACTAAAATTAGCTAACTCACTTAATTGTGAAGCTAATATTATTAAAAATGAAAAAGATTTTATTTCGATAGAGATAAAAAAGGGAGAAAATGTTATAATAGAAAAAAATGAAAATGTTGCCTTAGAAGACAAGTGTATATTTATATCATCTGATAAAATGGGAGAAGGAAATGATGAATTAGGGAGAGTTCTTATAAAAGGATTTATATATACTTTAACAGAATGCAAGCCTTACCCAAAACACATTATATTGGTAAATGGTGGTGTAAAACTTAGTACGGAGAATGAAGCCACTATAGAAAATTTAAAAATATTAGAAAAAGCAGGCGTAGAAATACTATCTTGTGGGACTTGCTTAGACTATTATGGGTTAAAGGAAGAACTTCAAGTTGGAACTGTAACAAATATGTATACAATAGTAGAAATAATGAAAAATTCGTTACAAACAATATCAATATAA
- the rpsF gene encoding 30S ribosomal protein S6 encodes MKNYELVYVVKPNADEEAREAVMNKVKEVVATAGEVVNVDVWGTKKLAYPIAKFNEGHYVLVNFKSAVDVPKELDRNLKINENVIRHMIVVA; translated from the coding sequence GTGAAAAATTACGAATTAGTATACGTTGTTAAGCCAAATGCTGATGAAGAAGCAAGAGAAGCTGTTATGAACAAGGTTAAAGAAGTAGTTGCTACTGCTGGTGAAGTAGTTAACGTTGACGTTTGGGGAACTAAGAAATTAGCTTATCCAATAGCTAAGTTCAACGAAGGTCATTATGTATTAGTTAACTTTAAGTCTGCTGTTGATGTTCCTAAAGAATTAGACAGAAACTTAAAGATAAACGAAAACGTAATAAGACACATGATAGTTGTTGCTTAA
- the ssb gene encoding single-stranded DNA-binding protein: MNHVVLVGRLTRDPELRYIPGTGTPVATFSVAIDRDYTKKDGTKETDFIPVEVMGKPAEFCANYISKGRLVAIQGSIRVDQYKTQTGENRTFTKVSARNVQALDSNRNRMDSPYPETSRGSEPTFEPSFEPQGLDPQGFQAIDDDDIPF; the protein is encoded by the coding sequence ATGAACCATGTTGTATTAGTCGGTAGACTAACTAGAGATCCTGAACTTAGATATATTCCAGGAACAGGAACACCAGTTGCTACATTTTCTGTTGCCATCGATAGAGATTATACTAAAAAAGATGGAACAAAAGAAACAGACTTTATACCTGTTGAAGTAATGGGAAAACCAGCTGAATTCTGTGCAAACTATATTTCCAAAGGGAGATTAGTTGCAATACAAGGTTCAATAAGGGTTGACCAATATAAAACTCAAACAGGAGAAAATAGAACTTTTACTAAAGTAAGTGCTCGTAATGTACAAGCTTTAGATAGCAATAGAAATAGAATGGATAGTCCATATCCAGAAACATCTAGAGGTTCAGAACCGACTTTTGAACCAAGCTTTGAACCGCAAGGATTAGATCCACAAGGATTCCAAGCTATAGATGACGATGATATACCATTTTAG
- a CDS encoding DUF951 domain-containing protein, whose amino-acid sequence MPLDLKVGDIVELKKQHACGCKAFEITRVGMDIKIKCTQCSRLIMLDRETLEKRIKKFLNK is encoded by the coding sequence ATGCCATTAGACTTAAAAGTAGGGGATATAGTGGAGTTAAAAAAGCAACATGCTTGTGGATGTAAAGCATTTGAAATAACAAGGGTAGGAATGGATATAAAAATAAAGTGTACTCAATGCTCACGTCTTATAATGCTTGATAGAGAAACTTTAGAGAAAAGAATAAAGAAATTTTTAAATAAATAA
- a CDS encoding YybS family protein has product MSKNFGLSRAAMIVTLGIILVLLSVYVPMLGILALAIPVPYAIIGTLFERKYAFLSLIITFFVVMFTVDPIYSTSTCIMSIIPGLIIGNLAKHNINNENSNKFEPIYGGTIAFVICTIAFYVFAQVIFKINIIDEFTNLISSSFNDQVKMMQEMNIDLYKNINMEDFLILAKNMIPTMLFLKGLIAAFITYYLEVFMLKRTKMLNLAKPTFKDFYLPGNAVGTSFALYLIVLLLGFMNIGLYTDSIMFNLQMVFNFMFIVQGIAVSIYYIKKWLKQGTGKNILVSGLLIGIFGTMGISLIGMLDSIIDFRRVRSYKST; this is encoded by the coding sequence TTGAGTAAAAATTTTGGACTATCTAGAGCAGCAATGATAGTCACGTTAGGGATAATATTAGTGTTATTATCGGTATATGTTCCAATGTTAGGAATACTTGCACTAGCAATACCTGTTCCATACGCAATAATAGGAACTTTATTCGAAAGAAAATATGCTTTTTTATCACTAATAATAACATTTTTTGTGGTTATGTTTACTGTAGATCCTATATACTCAACAAGTACATGTATAATGAGCATAATTCCAGGGTTAATTATAGGTAACTTAGCTAAACATAATATAAACAATGAAAATAGTAATAAGTTTGAACCTATATATGGAGGAACAATTGCTTTTGTAATCTGTACAATAGCTTTTTATGTTTTTGCACAAGTAATTTTTAAAATCAATATAATTGACGAGTTCACAAATTTAATATCTTCTAGTTTTAATGATCAAGTAAAAATGATGCAAGAAATGAATATTGATTTATATAAAAATATAAATATGGAAGATTTTTTAATTTTAGCTAAGAATATGATACCAACAATGTTGTTTTTAAAAGGATTAATAGCAGCATTTATAACATATTATTTAGAGGTATTTATGTTAAAGAGAACTAAAATGCTGAATTTAGCAAAACCTACATTTAAAGATTTTTACTTACCAGGAAATGCTGTAGGGACATCATTTGCACTATACTTAATAGTTCTATTATTAGGATTTATGAATATAGGTTTATATACAGATTCAATAATGTTTAACTTACAAATGGTATTTAATTTTATGTTTATAGTCCAAGGTATCGCAGTATCTATTTACTATATTAAAAAGTGGTTAAAGCAAGGTACAGGAAAAAATATTTTAGTATCAGGCTTACTTATAGGTATATTTGGTACTATGGGGATATCACTTATAGGTATGCTAGATAGTATTATTGACTTTAGAAGGGTAAGAAGCTATAAGTCCACTTAG
- the dnaB gene encoding replicative DNA helicase: protein MEDVTRIPPHSVESEQSILGSILLDKDAIITVSETIRPSDFYKEAHKIIYECMLKLSNKNEPIDLITLTEELRKQGHLDDVGGISYITSLSTIVPTTSNVKYYADIVKEKSVLRQLIKASNDIINLGYENSVKVEEVLEKAEKRIFDISQEKASDDFKSINEVLVDAYDMIEKLYTNKSDVTGITTGFKDLNKKINGLQRTDLILIAARPAMGKTAFSLNLVQNAALKGDASVAVFSLEMSKDQLVQRMLAAQSHVELKKIKTGTLDENDWPRIIDAMAVLSNANIHIDDTPGIKISELRSKCRKLKIEKGLDLILIDYLQLMEGEGNNESRQQEIAKISRSLKIIAKELNCPVVALSQLSRAPEQRADHRPMLSDLRESGSIEQDADIVMFLYRDEYYHPDSERKNIGEVLIAKNRHGETGSVELVWLGEVQKFADKARDM from the coding sequence ATGGAAGACGTAACGAGAATACCTCCCCATAGTGTGGAATCAGAACAATCTATATTAGGTTCTATATTATTAGATAAGGATGCAATAATAACAGTCAGTGAAACTATAAGACCAAGTGATTTTTATAAAGAAGCGCACAAGATTATTTATGAATGCATGCTTAAGTTAAGTAACAAGAATGAGCCGATAGATTTAATCACTTTGACAGAAGAATTAAGAAAACAGGGACATCTAGATGATGTTGGAGGAATAAGTTATATAACAAGTCTTTCTACAATAGTGCCTACAACTTCTAATGTTAAATACTATGCAGATATAGTAAAAGAGAAGTCGGTGCTTAGACAGCTTATAAAAGCATCTAATGATATAATAAATTTAGGATATGAAAATTCTGTAAAGGTAGAAGAAGTTCTAGAAAAAGCAGAAAAAAGAATATTTGATATATCCCAAGAAAAAGCTAGTGATGACTTTAAGTCTATAAACGAGGTTTTAGTAGATGCCTATGATATGATTGAAAAATTATACACTAATAAAAGTGATGTAACGGGCATAACAACAGGATTTAAAGATTTAAATAAAAAAATAAATGGGCTTCAAAGAACTGACTTAATATTAATAGCAGCTCGTCCTGCAATGGGTAAAACTGCATTTTCTTTAAACTTAGTCCAAAATGCAGCTTTAAAAGGAGATGCATCTGTAGCGGTATTTAGTTTGGAGATGTCTAAGGATCAATTAGTACAGCGTATGCTAGCAGCTCAATCTCATGTAGAGTTAAAGAAGATAAAAACGGGTACTTTAGATGAGAATGATTGGCCAAGGATAATTGATGCGATGGCTGTTTTATCAAATGCTAATATACATATAGATGATACTCCTGGTATAAAAATATCAGAATTAAGATCTAAGTGTAGAAAGCTAAAAATAGAAAAGGGTCTAGATTTAATACTTATAGATTATCTTCAGCTTATGGAGGGTGAAGGTAATAATGAAAGTAGACAACAAGAAATAGCTAAAATATCTAGATCACTAAAGATAATAGCAAAAGAGTTAAATTGTCCTGTAGTAGCACTTTCTCAGTTATCGCGTGCACCTGAGCAAAGAGCTGACCATAGACCGATGCTATCAGACTTAAGAGAGTCTGGATCAATAGAACAAGATGCAGATATAGTTATGTTTTTATATAGAGATGAGTATTATCATCCAGATTCAGAACGTAAAAATATAGGTGAAGTATTAATTGCGAAAAATAGACATGGTGAAACTGGTTCAGTAGAATTAGTTTGGCTAGGAGAAGTTCAAAAATTTGCAGATAAAGCTAGAGATATGTAA
- the rpsR gene encoding 30S ribosomal protein S18, with product MINKKRRKKKRVCQFCASKDARIDYKNTQRLQKYVTERGKILPRRISGTCAKHQRELTVAIKRARNIALLPYTLD from the coding sequence ATGATAAACAAGAAAAGACGTAAAAAGAAAAGAGTTTGTCAATTCTGTGCTTCTAAAGACGCTAGAATAGACTACAAAAACACTCAAAGATTACAAAAATACGTAACTGAAAGAGGTAAAATATTACCAAGAAGAATCTCTGGAACTTGTGCTAAGCATCAAAGAGAATTAACAGTTGCTATAAAGAGAGCTAGAAATATAGCACTTTTACCATATACTTTAGACTAA
- a CDS encoding MazG-like family protein, giving the protein MRFDKGSEITKNVKIIEWMKNEILMSISDLFNLLFKGVKPVDEVLQDTLANIIMITYLLAKRLGISFKDIDYKIKEKIKIGIKEEHSIETWYGDLSNLKKHMDNKE; this is encoded by the coding sequence GTGAGATTTGATAAAGGTTCTGAAATTACTAAAAATGTAAAAATAATAGAATGGATGAAAAATGAGATATTAATGAGTATAAGTGACTTATTTAATCTGCTATTTAAAGGTGTAAAACCTGTAGATGAAGTGTTACAAGATACTTTAGCTAACATTATAATGATTACATACCTTTTAGCAAAAAGACTTGGAATAAGTTTTAAAGATATAGACTATAAAATTAAAGAAAAGATAAAAATAGGAATAAAAGAAGAACATAGTATAGAAACTTGGTACGGAGATTTAAGTAATTTAAAAAAACATATGGACAATAAGGAGTGA